A single Metarhizium brunneum chromosome 5, complete sequence DNA region contains:
- the het-6_10 gene encoding Heterokaryon incompatibility protein 6, OR allele gives MPSPEIYPYAPLDLSRQTFRLIRLLPPKPPVIPGCYGTLRIELIEAEIDAASKPSRAYDALTYAWGVAAHEKPTRAIIVEHRGASYRLWIHRPLELALLHLVQDRATRLPLFVDQICINQDANGGGYNEKAHQVRLMRAIYSRCRRALVWLGTATRASDEWFTYTREICHSGLLSGLMGPRAPSFMRVFDAVMDPSVPVAGQAREDRDALLALVRRRGGDRYPVAGLADVLDRPWFGRLWTIQEACLAPGVTVVCGRQALCLECFCAGALFFSVCNTHWVRQPGARTGSELRRRDGIFQKTPRLRRVVQERKAIHATGVRQSFYDVVLKYNVNGGRAKIGATLPEDRIFGLLGLAADDDPLRRRVRVRYDAVDPEAGVVRIYTEVAALLLGHSVDALLYVQAGRKTGGLPSWVPDWTMELRLPVGYASLKEALFCAGGPEDQGRFCVDLEAGRLTIRGCMVGEVVAVGERTYRDRVDGMMQRDVDYRWAKKFFDEAAQFTRDAGAMRDDDEASLALRSRRVCDSGLSHEQFGHRLGVDDGLRRLGVVHGYYYKIGRRLLESDETVASYHISRIYRTVGITPWYFIPPPEMDTLRMCARDPSLACRVLCSAVGDFVEDMVGMCVASARISVVPYYLRLRRRYAKVTLHVGDEAMRQHGFDADKGTREDMAAFSDNILKNVGRRLYRTATGYVGIGPPEMRAGDAVTVFHGGTTPHLLRRVARPESGNGELWQYVGEAYCDGMMHGEALEATSERSFTLC, from the coding sequence ATGCCCAGCCCAGAAATATATCCCTACGCGCCGCTCGACCTGTCGCGGCAAACATTTCGTCTCATCCGGCTCCTCCCGCCAAAACCACCAGTAATACCAGGCTGCTACGGCACGCTGCGAATCGAGCTAATCGAAGCCGAGATTGACGCCGCCTCCAAGCCGTCGCGTGCATACGACGCCCTCACATACGCCTGGGGCGTCGCGGCCCACGAGAAGCCGACCCGCGCCATCATCGTAGAGCACCGTGGCGCATCGTACCGCCTCTGGATCCATCGCCCGCTGGAGCTCGCCCTCCTGCACCTCGTCCAGGACAGAGCCACGCGCCTCCCGCTCTTCGTGGACCAGATATGCATCAACCAGGacgccaacggcggcgggtACAACGAAAAGGCGCACCAGGTGCGTCTCATGCGGGCCATTTACTcgcgctgccgccgcgccctcGTCTGGCTGGGCACCGCGACCCGCGCGTCAGACGAGTGGTTCACTTACACCCGCGAGATATGCCACTCGGGCCTGCTAAGCGGGCTCATGGGCCCCCGGGCGCCGAGCTTCATGCGCGTCttcgacgccgtcatggacCCCTCGGTCCCGGTGGCCGGGCAGGCGCGCGAGGACCGCGACGCGCTGCTCGCGCTGGtccggcgccgcggcggcgaccGGTACCCCGTGGCCGGGCTCGCCGACGTCCTGGACCGCCCTTGGTTCGGCCGCCTGTGGACCATCCAGGAGGCCTGCCTGGCGCCGGGGGTGACGGTCGTGTGCGGCCGCCAGGCCCTGTGCCTCGAGTGCTTCTGCGCGGGCGCCCTGTTCTTCAGCGTCTGCAACACGCACTGGGTGCGGCAGCCGGGGGCCAGGACCGGGTCGGAGCTGCGCCGGCGCGACGGCATCTTCCAAAAGACGCCGCGGCTGCGCAGGGTCGTGCAGGAGCGCAAGGCTATCCACGCGACGGGCGTGCGGCAGAGCTTCTACGACGTCGTGCTCAAGTACAATGTCAACGGGGGCCGGGCCAAGATTGGCGCCACGCTCCCGGAGGACAGGATCtttgggctgctgggcctcgcggccgacgacgacccCCTGCGCCGGCGGGTGCGTGTCCGGTACGACGCCGTCGATCCGGAGGCCGGGGTTGTGCGGATTTACACGGAGGTGGCGGCCCTCTTGCTGGGGCACAGCGTGGATGCGCTGCTGTACGTCCAGGCGGGCAGGAAGACGGGGGGGCTGCCGTCGTGGGTTCCGGACTGGACGATGGAGCTCAGACTGCCGGTGGGCTATGCGTCGTTGAAAGAGGCCCTGTTCTGTGCTGGAGGACCCGAGGACCAGGGGCGATTCTGCGTCGACCTCGAGGCTGGGCGGCTGACGATCCGGGGATGCATGGTGGGCGAGGTGGTGGCTGTTGGGGAGCGTACGTATCGCGACCGGGTGGATGGCATGATGCAGAGAGACGTCGACTACCGCTGGGCAAAGAAGTtctttgacgaggctgcgcAATTTACACGGGACGCGGGCGCGAtgcgcgacgacgacgaggcctcGCTGGCCCTGCGGTCCCGGCGAGTTTGCGACTCGGGCTTGAGTCATGAGCAATTTGGGCATCGGCTGGGCGTGGACGACGGCCTCAGGAGGCTTGGTGTCGTCCACGGCTATTACTACAAAATAGGGCGGCGTCTGCTCGAGTCAGATGAGACCGTCGCGAGCTACCACATCTCGCGCATCTATCGAACCGTTGGCATCACGCCGTGGTACTTTATCCCGCCGCCGGAGATGGACACACTGCGCATGTGCGCGCGAGATCCGTCATTGGCGTGCAGAGTGTTGTGCAGTGCTGTGGGCGACTTTGTCGAGGACATGGTCGGAATGTGCGTCGCGTCGGCTCGCATATCCGTGGTACCCTACTATCTTCGACTTCGTCGACGGTACGCCAAGGTCACATTAcatgttggcgatgaggcTATGAGGCAGCATGGCTTCGACGCTGACAAGGGCACGAGAGAAGACATGGCTGCCTTTTCGGACAATATTCTCAAGAATGTCGGGCGCAGGCTGTATCGCACGGCGACAGGGTACGTGGGCATAGGGCCGCCGGAGATGAGGGCAGGAGACGCAGTGACGGTGTTTCACGGCGGCACCACGCCTCATCTGCTGAGGAGGGTGGCACGTCCAGAATCAGGGAATGGCGAGTTGTGGCAGTACGTTGGGGAAGCGTATTGTGACGGCATGATGCATGGCGAGGCGTTGGAGGCAACGTCTGAGCGCAGCTTTACTCTttgctaa
- the mp1 gene encoding Cell wall mannoprotein 1: MKFLLFASTALALIRRQGDVLSADVAAIVTSVTALQARVNEFQGAAQADALIAASKGVVAAIKKGTADARASPSLSQDEAFSLVPPLQNLIGVVNKTVGDLVTKKHVFADSGRGCEVYPQLVEQKIDSQAFSDALVNKVPEALKGIAGQISAPILKSLADGAAAFKDVECAATSTGATQSSTISVSSTVSSAGSVTTTGGGTSVSSPASTSGAQTGSASGTATEPGSATGTKTPGTATGTTETGPKTRTGSGTATATASESCGETTTVQVPVTETVPCTTTGGSGSHPTGGPGSQPSSGSGSQPTGGSGPQPTGGSGCPGCAPGQTSPGSGSGPNPTGTLVPIPSGGEGGHGGSGGNGGSGGSGGSGAHPSPSSPVIVAGAPRGEIPLAVHVAMAAIVGAVGAAL; this comes from the coding sequence ATGAAGttcctcctcttcgcctcgacggccttggccctCATCCGGCGCCAGGGCGACGTCCTCTCGGCCGAcgttgccgccattgtcaCGAGCGTCACGGCTCTCCAGGCACGGGTCAACGAGTTCCAGGGCGCGGCCCAGGCGGACGCCTTGATCGCCGCCTCCAAGGGCGTGGTCGCGGCCATCAAGAAGGGTACTGCGGATGCCCGTGCCTCTCCGTCGTTGAGCCAGGACGAGGCGTTTAGTCTCGTCCCGCCGCTGCAAAACCTGATTGGCGTTGTCAACAAGACCGTCGGTGATTTGGTCACCAAGAAGCACGTCTTTGCTGACTCTGGCCGCGGCTGCGAGGTCTACCCGCAGCTCGTGGAGCAGAAGATCGACTCCCAGGCCTTTTCTGACGCCCTCGTTAACAAGGTTCCTGAGGCGTTAAAGGGCATTGCCGGCCAAATCTCTGCTCCCATCTTGAAGAGCCTGGCTGATGGTGCCGCGGCGTTCAAGGACGTCGAGTGTGCTGCCACCTCGACCGGCGCCACGCAGTCTTCTACTATTTCCGTCTCTTCAACCGTGTCTTCTGCCGGCTCTGTCACCACGACTGGCGGCGGCACGTCCGTTTCGTCTCCGGCTTCCACGTCTGGCGCGCAGACTGGTAGCGCTTCCGGAACCGCCACCGAGCCCGGGTCTGCTACCGGCACCAAGACGCCTGGCACCGCGACAGGTACCACCGAGACGGGCCCCAAGACTCGCACTGGTTCCGGTACCGCTACGGCTACCGCCTCCGAGTCTTGCGGTGAGACTACCACTGTGCAAGTACCTGTGACGGAGACTGTCCCTTGCACCACCACTGGGGGTTCCGGTTCTCACCCAACTGGTGGTCCTGGATCTCAGCCCTCCAGTGGTTCCGGCTCCCAACCTACCGGTGGTTCTGGCCCCCAACCCACTGGCGGCTCCGGTTGCCCAGGCTGTGCTCCTGGACAAACCAGCCCCGGATCCGGATCTGGCCCCAATCCCACCGGTACCCTTGTCCCTATCCCATCAGGTGGCGaaggcggccatggaggcAGCGGAGGAAATGGAGGAAGCGGAGGCAGCGGTGGAAGCGGCGCTCACCCGTCCCCCAGCTCTCCTGTCATAGTCGCCGGCGCTCCCCGGGGTGAAATCCCCCTCGCCGTTCATGtagccatggctgccattgtGGGTGCAGTGGGTGCTGCTCTCTAA